GAGGTCCAGCGTTTTTTCGAGCAGCGGGGCCACGCGCGCAAAATCGTTGGCGGGCCGGGCCTGGGTCCAGGTGGAGTAGGTTTCGCCCGCATGGCCCGAGAAGGTCTGCACGAAGGCGCCCGGCAGCCGCGTGGCCCGGTCAAAGTTGCGCCGCGCCACGGCCAGCATGCGGGTCTGGGCCGGGCTCAGGTCGCCCAGCCCCTCTGCTTCGTCCAGCAGGCGGCCATAGGCGGCGCTGGTGGCGCGTTCGTGGCGCAGGCCCGAAAGCAGCGCGCTCTGCCGGGCGCGGCCCGCCGCCGCGCGGGGCGGCAGGTAGGTGCTGCGGTCCCAGCCCAGCAGGGCGCCTATGCCGCCCAGGTCCGCCAGGTCCTGCCAGTGGCGCGTGAGGGCCGTCCAGGTCTCCGGTTGTGTCATGGGGTTCAGGGTAGCGCGTTGATTCGGGGCAGCGCTGCGTTTTCGTCCATGCCACACTGCTTCATGCCCACCCCCCTGCCGCTGGAGGAACTTGCCGCCCTGCCCACCATCCTTGGCCTGGTCGTGTCCCCTGACGGCGAGCAGGTGGCCTTTTACGCCGACTGGACGGGCCGCTTCGAGCTGTATACCCTGCACCTGGGCACCCGCGAGCAGCGCCAGCACACCAACGGCGAGCTGCCGCGCACACCACGCACTGTGCCGGTCTGGGGCGCCGACAGCGCCCGCCTGTTTTTTGCCCGTGACGAGGGCGGCGATGAGCGCACCGCCCTGTTTGAGCTCCCTCTGGCGGGCGGCGCCGTCCGCCCGCTGTTCCACGCGCCGGGCAGCATGGACTACCCCGTTCAGGCGCACCCGAACGGCGCGCACCTGCTGGTCAACTCCACGCGGGGTGGGCAGCTGAACGTGTGGCGCTATGACCTGCGGGCAGAGGGCGAGGCCGCCTGGACCCCCCTGACCCAGCTCCCCAACACCACGCAGGCCGTGGCCTACAGCCCGGACGGCACCCGGATCAGCCTGAACACCAACGAGAGCCCCAACCTGCGGAACCTGGACGCCTATGTGCTGGACGAGGGTGCGGCCAGCCCACGACGGGTGTGGCAGGTACGCGAGGGCAGCCGCGACAGCGCCGGGCACTGGCACCCACAGGGTGAGCAGCTGGCCGTGAGCAGCGACGCCGACGGCCACAGCCGCGCCGGCATTCTGACGCTGGGCAGCGGTGAGGTGAGGTGGCTGACCCCGGCCGATGGTCAGACCGAGGAAACGCCTGGGCATTTCTCGCCGGACGGCCAGTGGTTACTGGTCACCCGCAGCGAACACAGCGCCGCGCTGCCCGTGCTGTACGCCACGGCGGGTGGAGAGGCGCGCACCTTGCACCTGCCGCCCGGCCTGACGGTGGGCGGCCAGTTTGCCCTGGGGGGTCGGGCGCTGCTGCTGCGCCACACCACGACGACCACCCGCCCCGACACCCTGCTGTACGACCTGGAGACCGATACCTTTGAGGTGCTGATGGCGGCCGGGCACGGCACCCTGGACCCCGCGCACTTCACGCCCGGGCAGTACATTCATTACCCCACCACGGATGGGCTGGAGGTGCCTGCCATCCTCTACACGCCCCAGGGCCTGAGCCCGCAGGGGCGCCACCCCGCGCTCATCTGCGCCCACGGCGGCCCCACGGCGCAGTTCTTCCGGGCCTTCGACGCCGAAGTCCAGTATCTGGCCAGCCTGGGTTACACCGTCCTGTGCCCCAACGTGCGCGGCAGCACCGGCTACGGCGTGGCGTGGCGCGACGCCAACCTGAAAGACTGGGGCGGGCGCGACCTGGCCGACATTGCGGCGGGGGCGCAGTATCTGCGGGGGCTGCCCCACGTGGACCCCGCGCGCATTGGGCTCTTTGGGGTCAGCTACGGCGGCTACCTCTCGTACCTGGCGCCGGTGAAATACCCGGACCTGTTCAAGGTCAGTGTGCCCATCGTGGGCATCACCGACCTGCACCAGCTGCACGCCGACAACAGCCGCGACATGCCGCAACTGGGCTATTACTTCCGCACCATGATGGGTGACCCGGTCGAGGACGCCGAACTGTGGCGCGACCGCAGCGCGGTGACCCACGCGCACGCCCTGAAGGCCCACCTCTTCATGATGCACGGCGCCAACGACCCCCGCTGCCCGGTCAATCAGGCACGCGGTTTCCGGGATGCCCTGCTGGCCACCGGGAAGCAGGAGGGCCAGGATTTCGAGTACATCGAATTCGCGGACCAGGGGCACGGCACCGCCGATATTGAAGGCAAAACGCGCAGCTACCGGCTGCTGGCCGACTATCTGAGGCGGCGCTTGTAGGGCGCTACACTGGGCCTGTGGGCCACACTGCAGATCGCCGCGCTCCGTGGCGGGCCGCGCTGGGCGACATCATCTACAACGCCGACACGCCCGCCGGGCGGGTGTTCGACCTGTTTCTGATCGCCGCCATTCTGGTGAGCGTGCTGGCGGTCATGCTGGACAGCGTGGCGCCCTTCCGGGTCCGGCACGCGGCGGCGCTGGACGCGGTGGAGTGGGCCCTGACGGGCCTCTTTTCCCTGGAATACCTCCTGCGGCTGATCACCGCGCGCCGGGCGTGGCATTACGCCCGCAGTTTCTT
This region of Deinococcus multiflagellatus genomic DNA includes:
- a CDS encoding S9 family peptidase codes for the protein MPTPLPLEELAALPTILGLVVSPDGEQVAFYADWTGRFELYTLHLGTREQRQHTNGELPRTPRTVPVWGADSARLFFARDEGGDERTALFELPLAGGAVRPLFHAPGSMDYPVQAHPNGAHLLVNSTRGGQLNVWRYDLRAEGEAAWTPLTQLPNTTQAVAYSPDGTRISLNTNESPNLRNLDAYVLDEGAASPRRVWQVREGSRDSAGHWHPQGEQLAVSSDADGHSRAGILTLGSGEVRWLTPADGQTEETPGHFSPDGQWLLVTRSEHSAALPVLYATAGGEARTLHLPPGLTVGGQFALGGRALLLRHTTTTTRPDTLLYDLETDTFEVLMAAGHGTLDPAHFTPGQYIHYPTTDGLEVPAILYTPQGLSPQGRHPALICAHGGPTAQFFRAFDAEVQYLASLGYTVLCPNVRGSTGYGVAWRDANLKDWGGRDLADIAAGAQYLRGLPHVDPARIGLFGVSYGGYLSYLAPVKYPDLFKVSVPIVGITDLHQLHADNSRDMPQLGYYFRTMMGDPVEDAELWRDRSAVTHAHALKAHLFMMHGANDPRCPVNQARGFRDALLATGKQEGQDFEYIEFADQGHGTADIEGKTRSYRLLADYLRRRL